One Mycobacterium paraseoulense genomic window, CGGGCAGCACAGGGCGCGACGTGGAGGGGGCCAAGAAGAACTTCGAGGCGCGCAAGTACGAACTGGACACGCGGCTGCGTGACACCGACGTGAGCCCCGAGGTCCGATCGGGAGTCAACAACCTGCTCGACGGCGGTCAGATGCTCGTGAATAAGGCGACCGACAACGGCCTCGGTTTGCGGGAGCGGGTGACCCTGTACGCCCCCATCCTGCTGACCGCGGAGGACGTCATCAACGCGTCGGTGCGCGTCGACGACGAGAAGATCCGCGCCCAGACCCAGGGCCTGAGCCGGGCGGTCGGGGCCCGCGGCCAGATGACGATGCAGAAGATCCTGGTCACCCGGGGCGCGGAGCTGCCCGAGCCGCAACTGCGGACGTCGATGATCACCCTGGCGGGGACCGAGCCGTCGACGCTGTTCGGGATGAGCGAAGTCCTCGGCGCCGGTTCGCCCGAGGCCAAGACGCTCCAGCAGCAACTGGTGACCCGGATGGCGATCATGTCCGATCCGGCCAGCGTGCTCGTCGACAACGCCGACCTGCTGCGCTCGATACAGACCACCGACGAGATCGCCGACCAGGTCATCAAGGACGCCACCGCGTCGGTGACCAAGTCCGTGCATGCCCAGGCCGCCGACAAGCGCAACGCCGCGATCGTCGACACCGTCCTGGTGCTCTCCGCCATCGTCATCGCGCTGGGCGTCGTGCTGCTGGTGGCGCGCGCCCTCGTGCGCCCGCTGCGCATCCTGCGCGACGGCGCCCTCAAGGTGGCCCACACCGACCTCGAGGAGGAGATCGCCCGGGTCAAGGCGGGCGGCGCCGAGCCGACGCCGCAGCCGCTGCCGGTCTACACCACCGAGGAGATCGGCCAGGTCGCCCACGCGGTCGACGAACTGCACACCCAGGCCCTGCTGCTCGCCGGCGACGAGGCCCGATTGCGGCTGCTGGTCAACGACATGTTCGAGACCATGTCGCGGCGCAGCCGCTCGCTGGTCGACCAGCAGCTGTCGCTCATCGACCGGCTGGAACGCAACGAGGAGGACCCCGAACGCCTGGACAGCCTGTTCCGGCTGGACCACCTGGCGGCCAGGCTGCGCCGCAACAGCGCCAACCTGCTGGTGCTGGCCGGCGCGCAGCTCGCCCGCGACCAGCGCGACCCGGTGCCGCTGTCGACGGTGCTCAACGCCGCGGTGTCCGAGGTCGAGGACTACCGCCGCGTCGAAATCGCCGGGCTGCCCGACAACAGCACGCTGATCGGTGCGGCCGCCGGCGGGGCCATCCACCTGTTCGCCGAGCTGATCGACAACGCCCTGCGCTACTCGCCGCCGTCGACGACCGTGCGGGTGTCGGCGGCCCGCGGCGGCTCGGATCCCCAGGGGGGAGTCGTGGTGCGGATCGCCGACGCCGGCCTGGGCATGAACGACACCGATCGGCGCATCGCCAACATGCGGCTGCAGGCCGGGGGCGAGGTCAGCCCCGACAACGCCCGCCACATGGGCCTGTTCGTGGTGGGCCGGATCGCGGCCCGGCACGGCATCCGGGTGGGGCTGCGCGGCCCGGCGGCCAACGAGACGGGCTCGGGTACCACCGCCGAGATCTACCTGCCGCCGGCCATCCTCGAGGGCGCTGCCCAGCCGGTCCGCACCGCGCGGATCCGCGCGGTTTCGTCGCCCAGCGCGCAACTCGCCGCGGCGATCGCCGCGCCGGAACCCACCGCCGAACCCTCCGTCCAGCCCGCGGGCGAGAAGCCCGCGCCGCCGGTCACGCTGCTGCCGCGGCGCAACCCCGGTTCCAGCGGCATCACCGAGGTGCCCGCCCAGCCCGCCGAACAGCCGCCCCGGCGGCACCGGCGCGAGCTGCCCACCCCGTGGTGGGAGAGCGGGGCCCCGGCGGCACCGGTGACCCCGGCCGAGCCGGAGCCCAAGCCCGCGCCGGCGCGGACGGCGTCGGACACGTCGGCGTTCTTCTCCGCGCGCTCGCGCGAGGCCGACAAGCCGGCGACCGCGGCGCCCAGCGCGCCTGGCCCGTCGATCCCGGCCGCACCCAAGAGCGAAACGGCCCCGGCCGACGACGACGTGATCTACCGGCGGATGCTGTCGGAGATGCTCGGCGATCCGCACGACCTCGTCAACAGCGCCGACCTGGACTGGCAGTCGGTGTGGGACCGCGGCTGGACGCTGGCCGCCGCGGCCGAGGACAAGCCCGTGGAGTCGCGCACCGCCGAGCACGGCCTGCCGGTCCGCACGCCCGGCGCCCGGCTGGTTCCCGGCGCGGCCAACGGGACGAGCCTGCCCGACCAGGACCAGCCCGCCTCCGACCGCGAACCGCAGCACGCCGCCGCGGGCCGTGATCCCGAGGCGGTGCGCGCCTCCTTCAGCAGCCACTTCGGCGGGGTGCGCACCGGCCGGTCGCACGCCCGCGATCCCCAAGGGCCCGATGAGCAATGACCGCACCCGGAAATCCCCCGCAAGCGGGCGGTGTCCCCTCCCTGGACTGGCTGGTGACGCGGTTCGCCCGCGAGGTCCCCGGCGTGGCGCACGCCCTGCTGGTCTCGGTCGACGGGCTGCCGATCGCCGCCAGCGAGCATCTCCCGCGCGAGCGCGCCGACCAGCTGGCCGCGGTGGCCTCCGGGCTGGCCAGCCTCGCGACCGGCGCCGCGCAGCTGTTCGAGGGCGGCCAGGTGCTGCAGTCGGTGGTCGAGATGCAGCACGGCTACCTGCTGTTGATGCGCGTCGGCGACGGCTCGCATCTGGCCACGCTGGCCGCGACATCGTGCGACATCGGTCAAATCGGCTACGAGATGGCCATCCTGGTCGAGCGGGTCGGGGGCGTGGTGCAGTCCACCCGCCGGTCTGGCGTCTCGTGAGCCGCGATGGACGAACGCGAGCCCCGGCCGACCGCACGTAAAGGCAACCTGGTCCGCCCCTACACCCTGACGTCCGGACGGACCGGCACCGACGTCGACCTTCCCGTGGAAGCGCCGATTCAGACGCTGCAGGCCGGCCTGGCTCACCGATGGCCCCCCGACGACGCGAAAGGCAAGATCATTCAACTGTGCGTCGGCAGCCCGTCGGTGGCGGAAATCTCTGCCCGGCTGGATCTTCCGCTCGGCGTCACGCGCGTCCTGGTCGGTGATCTGGTTTTGTCCGGCTACCTTCGGGTGCATAGGACGTTGTCCGAGCGTTCGACCAGAGATGAGCGCCACGAACTGATAGGAAGGACGCTGCGTGGCCTTAAGGCACTCTGACACGCACTCCGAGATGCGGCCCGACTCCGGGGCCCACGCCTCGACGAAGATCGTCATCGCCGGCGGATTCGGCGCCGGCAAGACGACGTTTGTGGGGGCGGTGTCGGAGATCATGCCG contains:
- a CDS encoding ATP-binding protein, translating into MTMFARPAHSAEAAAPEFAQPGAADAAPAKRPPAWSLSNWPVGWKVLAIVLVPLLLATVFGALRIEGAMANSSGLRLAAARADVVPVITKYMSALDVALVAGSTGRDVEGAKKNFEARKYELDTRLRDTDVSPEVRSGVNNLLDGGQMLVNKATDNGLGLRERVTLYAPILLTAEDVINASVRVDDEKIRAQTQGLSRAVGARGQMTMQKILVTRGAELPEPQLRTSMITLAGTEPSTLFGMSEVLGAGSPEAKTLQQQLVTRMAIMSDPASVLVDNADLLRSIQTTDEIADQVIKDATASVTKSVHAQAADKRNAAIVDTVLVLSAIVIALGVVLLVARALVRPLRILRDGALKVAHTDLEEEIARVKAGGAEPTPQPLPVYTTEEIGQVAHAVDELHTQALLLAGDEARLRLLVNDMFETMSRRSRSLVDQQLSLIDRLERNEEDPERLDSLFRLDHLAARLRRNSANLLVLAGAQLARDQRDPVPLSTVLNAAVSEVEDYRRVEIAGLPDNSTLIGAAAGGAIHLFAELIDNALRYSPPSTTVRVSAARGGSDPQGGVVVRIADAGLGMNDTDRRIANMRLQAGGEVSPDNARHMGLFVVGRIAARHGIRVGLRGPAANETGSGTTAEIYLPPAILEGAAQPVRTARIRAVSSPSAQLAAAIAAPEPTAEPSVQPAGEKPAPPVTLLPRRNPGSSGITEVPAQPAEQPPRRHRRELPTPWWESGAPAAPVTPAEPEPKPAPARTASDTSAFFSARSREADKPATAAPSAPGPSIPAAPKSETAPADDDVIYRRMLSEMLGDPHDLVNSADLDWQSVWDRGWTLAAAAEDKPVESRTAEHGLPVRTPGARLVPGAANGTSLPDQDQPASDREPQHAAAGRDPEAVRASFSSHFGGVRTGRSHARDPQGPDEQ
- a CDS encoding roadblock/LC7 domain-containing protein, which gives rise to MTAPGNPPQAGGVPSLDWLVTRFAREVPGVAHALLVSVDGLPIAASEHLPRERADQLAAVASGLASLATGAAQLFEGGQVLQSVVEMQHGYLLLMRVGDGSHLATLAATSCDIGQIGYEMAILVERVGGVVQSTRRSGVS
- a CDS encoding DUF742 domain-containing protein encodes the protein MDEREPRPTARKGNLVRPYTLTSGRTGTDVDLPVEAPIQTLQAGLAHRWPPDDAKGKIIQLCVGSPSVAEISARLDLPLGVTRVLVGDLVLSGYLRVHRTLSERSTRDERHELIGRTLRGLKAL